From Butyricimonas paravirosa, one genomic window encodes:
- the groES gene encoding co-chaperone GroES translates to MALKTVLNKIIVEPVEAETKTASGIIIPDSAKEKPQKGIVVATGKGKHDEPMEIKVGDAVLFGKYSGTEVNIDDKKYLVMNQSDILVVL, encoded by the coding sequence ATGGCACTTAAGACAGTTCTTAACAAAATCATTGTAGAGCCGGTAGAGGCAGAAACTAAAACCGCATCAGGTATCATCATCCCTGATTCCGCAAAAGAAAAACCACAAAAAGGAATCGTAGTAGCAACCGGAAAAGGCAAACACGACGAGCCGATGGAAATCAAAGTGGGAGATGCCGTTCTATTCGGTAAATATTCAGGAACAGAAGTCAATATCGACGACAAAAAGTATCTGGTAATGAATCAATCAGACATTCTGGTGGTTCTTTAA